One part of the Vanessa cardui chromosome 2, ilVanCard2.1, whole genome shotgun sequence genome encodes these proteins:
- the LOC124539701 gene encoding histone-lysine N-methyltransferase ASHR1 isoform X2, whose translation MLAKIINRIKRSDGSTYKAFYSPTSFRMWKDLMSHYTDLKADKKRMDHFTSLCVVLFEFLKDISLPNTVDLMGLYGRMVINSFTILDMDMNSIGTGIYLASSIIDHSCNPNAVATFDGKTINIRAIKDMPCLDWKQIRISYIDLMKTPYERQMELLENYYFLCFCDRCMDEHHLKYVHAAKCPNSECDNPVNITWKENCVLVKKPERKREPISQNGVSEESHTNGTEEVTHTNGIDKAGVSCEECGKKFKDKQIELFVETMESSELHLRNMKETSVAYVEICKYCLEKQEGVLHPLNVLYSQTLDNAFDALIQVQLWEQACIYAEKLIPCFRFYYGKYHPLLGLLHMKYGKILLYKMNLEGALNQFKLAEKIIKIAYGERHPLYREHLLPYIDQSMIESP comes from the exons ATTACACTGATTTAAAAGCTGACAAAAAACGCATGGACCATTTCACGTCACTGTGTGTGGTGTTGTTTGAATTCCTGAAAGACATATCGTTACCGAACACCGTGGATCTGATGGGATTGTATGGAAGG ATGGTGATAAACAGTTTTACCATATTGGATATGGATATGAACTCAATAGGGACCGGCATTTACCTCGCGTCGTCGATCATCGATCACAGTTGTAATCCAAACGCAGTGGCAACATTCGACggcaaaacaattaatataagagCAATAAAAGACATGCCTTGCTTAGACTGGAAACAG ATAAGGATTTCATACATAGACTTAATGAAGACGCCATACGAGAGACAGATGGAGTTGTTGGAGAACTACTACTTCCTGTGCTTCTGTGACAGGTGCATGG ATGAGCATCACCTAAAATACGTTCACGCAGCTAAATGTCCTAATTCTGAATGCGACAATCCAGTTAACATAACATGGAAAGAGAACTGTGTGCTCGTTAAGAAGCCAGAACGCAAACGTGAACCGATATCACAAAATGGAGTCTCTGAAGAAAGTCATACAAATGGTACCGAAGAGGTGACTCATACAAATGGAATAGACAAAGCCGGTGTCAGCTGTGAGGAATGTGGAaagaaatttaaagataaacagATCGAGTTGTTCGTGGAGACAATGGAATCCAGTGAATTGCATTTACGGAATATGAAGGAAACTTCTGTAGCGT ATGTTGAAATTTGTAAGTACTGTCTGGAAAAACAGGAGGGTGTGTTGCATCCGTTGAATGTTTTGTATTCACAAACTCTAGACAATGCATTTGATGCGCTCATTCAAGTACAATTGTGGGAGCAAGCTTGTATTTATGCTGAAAAGCTGATACCATGTTTTAG GTTTTACTATGGCAAATATCACCCATTGTTGGGATTACTGCATATGAAGTATGGAAAAATTCTGTTGTATAAGATGAACCTTGAAGGTGCTTTAAATCAGTTTAAACTCGCCGAGAAGATAATAAAGATAGCTTATGGAGAAAGACATCCCTTATACAGGGAGCATTTACTGCCATACATAGACCAATCAATGATAGAATCACCATAA